In Peptostreptococcaceae bacterium, a single genomic region encodes these proteins:
- a CDS encoding nitroreductase family protein: MIDKNITIEECIFTRRSIRSFTDQKPPFTAVKQLVKCASMAPSGSNIQSWEFIFVDDKEILETIRNFAPGINGKPPCILILCSDKKRAYEKGGTLVRDQIAAMDISMAAENLMLAANAMGLGTCAVKSFNSPLIAKILKLPEHIFPELIIALGYSDRSCTAPKRRPVEEILHHNKWENGEGNNNE; this comes from the coding sequence ATGATTGATAAAAACATTACCATAGAAGAATGTATATTTACGAGAAGGAGCATTCGCTCTTTTACTGATCAGAAGCCGCCGTTTACAGCCGTAAAACAACTTGTTAAGTGTGCTTCAATGGCGCCTTCGGGGAGCAATATACAATCCTGGGAATTCATATTTGTAGACGATAAAGAGATTCTGGAAACGATTAGAAATTTTGCTCCCGGTATCAATGGTAAACCGCCGTGCATCCTCATCCTGTGCAGCGATAAAAAACGCGCCTACGAAAAAGGCGGTACGCTGGTGAGGGATCAGATTGCAGCTATGGATATCAGTATGGCAGCAGAAAATCTGATGCTGGCTGCGAATGCTATGGGGTTGGGCACTTGCGCTGTAAAATCATTCAATAGTCCTCTGATAGCAAAAATACTAAAACTGCCGGAGCACATATTTCCGGAGTTGATCATAGCTTTGGGATATTCGGACAGAAGTTGTACAGCTCCCAAAAGGAGACCTGTTGAAGAAATACTTCATCACAACAAATGGGAGAATGGGGAAGGTAATAACAATGAATAA
- a CDS encoding DUF917 domain-containing protein — MSTILRRSDMEEILYGATFLGAGGGGPLKMGITKLDSLDANKESTVEIELLDLDEIKDDDYGAMVACLGSPEAMKNSDYGPDAVFAFEALQKAMKLENKEVKYLYSGEMGGLNTFVPILVALLSGKDVSQRIKVLDVDSNGRAVPELNTSLPAARGFDPYPVGMGSLSGNKIVAYGINDKESEDICRNLCQLYNLQIGFSTWAMSKLELKNNCIVGCLTKALKVGQAILQAKKEQKDPLELLQPVMECKRLTTAYIIDKETKIVNGFDVGTTTLEDAVTHERFTILFQNENMAVQRADGSTIITVPELICMLCRDKNENAYMPLDNASTEKGMLIDVIISPADELWWASDYKANECWIPCLKRAGYEGPQIRYK, encoded by the coding sequence TTCTTTAGATGCAAATAAAGAAAGTACTGTGGAAATTGAATTGCTTGATCTGGATGAGATCAAAGACGATGACTACGGCGCGATGGTAGCCTGTCTGGGCTCTCCCGAGGCAATGAAGAATTCTGATTATGGTCCGGATGCAGTATTTGCCTTTGAAGCATTGCAAAAGGCCATGAAGCTTGAGAATAAAGAGGTCAAATATCTTTATTCCGGAGAGATGGGCGGATTAAATACCTTTGTGCCTATCCTTGTTGCCTTATTATCTGGTAAGGATGTTTCTCAACGAATCAAAGTTTTGGATGTTGACTCGAATGGCAGAGCGGTGCCGGAGCTGAATACCAGCCTGCCCGCCGCACGGGGTTTTGATCCTTATCCTGTCGGAATGGGCAGCCTCAGCGGGAATAAAATTGTTGCTTATGGTATCAATGATAAGGAGTCTGAAGATATTTGCAGGAACTTATGTCAGCTTTATAACCTTCAGATTGGTTTCAGCACTTGGGCAATGAGCAAGCTGGAGTTGAAAAATAATTGTATTGTCGGTTGTCTTACTAAAGCCTTGAAGGTCGGTCAAGCGATTCTTCAGGCCAAGAAAGAACAGAAGGATCCTCTGGAATTGTTACAGCCTGTCATGGAATGCAAACGTTTGACAACAGCTTATATCATAGATAAAGAGACTAAGATTGTGAATGGCTTCGATGTCGGCACGACTACACTCGAGGACGCTGTTACCCATGAAAGATTTACTATCCTTTTCCAAAATGAAAACATGGCAGTGCAGCGCGCTGACGGATCTACCATAATCACCGTACCGGAACTGATTTGTATGCTTTGCCGGGACAAAAACGAGAATGCTTATATGCCTCTGGACAACGCCTCCACGGAAAAGGGTATGCTGATCGATGTGATCATTTCTCCCGCAGATGAATTATGGTGGGCGAGTGATTATAAGGCAAACGAATGCTGGATCCCATGCTTGAAACGTGCAGGATACGAAGGCCCTCAGATCCGCTACAAATAG